In Carya illinoinensis cultivar Pawnee chromosome 9, C.illinoinensisPawnee_v1, whole genome shotgun sequence, the following are encoded in one genomic region:
- the LOC122277401 gene encoding probable F-box protein At4g22030, producing the protein MASSLQVSALRLPSSSSSCCCSRKIDAAIHVPKLPKAPFSVPKIPTSRKLIDELNNIRVDGFTNTIPVLQNINFTTTPFVDDVKAQNSTAFANTQLYSLLEAVADRVEMHANIGKQRDNWNTLLLNSINMMTLTAATLAGVAAIGGVGMPLLALKLSSTLLYSAATGMLLVMNKIQPSQLAEEQSKATRLFKQLRSQIETMLALGATTEEDVKDMMERVLAIDRAYPLPLLGAMLDKFPEKFEPASWWPSNQILQKKTKSHERKQRENNGWSEELEVEMRDIVEVVKRKDSRDYERLGNLVLKINKILSLSGPLLTGIAAVGSACVGNGSWAAIVAMAAGALATTANALQHGGQVGMVFEMYRNNGGFFRLLQETIEATLEKGDLEKRENGELFEMKVALQLGRSLSQLRELARKSSSHRLDGTAIDEFASKLF; encoded by the coding sequence ATGGCTTCCAGCTTACAAGTTTCAGCTCTCCGattaccttcttcttcttcttcatgctGCTGTTCCAGGAAAATTGATGCCGCTATTCATGTCCCAAAGCTTCCAAAAGCCCCTTTCTCCGTTCCCAAAATCCCAACGAGCAGAAAGCTGATTGACGAATTGAACAATATAAGGGTCGACGGGTTTACAAACACGATCCCAGTTCTACAAAACATCAATTTTACTACCACACCCTTCGTCGATGATGTTAAAGCACAAAACTCAACTGCTTTTGCCAACACCCAGCTCTATTCGCTCTTAGAGGCCGTGGCTGACAGAGTCGAGATGCACGCCAACATTGGAAAGCAGCGTGACAACTGGAACACCCTTCTTTTGAACTCCATCAACATGATGACTCTCACTGCCGCAACCTTGGCTGGTGTTGCTGCGATTGGTGGCGTTGGAATGCCTCTTCTAGCTCTCAAGTTGTCGTCCACTCTCTTGTATTCTGCAGCCACAGGGATGCTGCTTGTGATGAACAAAATTCAGCCTTCACAACTTGCAGAGGAACAAAGCAAAGCTACCAGATTGTTCAAGCAACTCCGGAGCCAAATAGAAACTATGCTCGCTCTTGGGGCAACAACTGAAGAAGATGTGAAGGACATGATGGAAAGGGTTTTGGCCATTGATCGAGCCTACCCACTTCCCTTGCTAGGAGCAATGCTTGACAAATTCCCCGAAAAGTTTGAGCCAGCTTCTTGGTGGCCTTCAAATCAAATACtccaaaagaaaactaaatcaCATGAAAGAAAACAACGAGAGAACAATGGGTGGAGTGAGGAACTTGAAGTGGAAATGCGGGACATCgttgaagtggtgaagagaaaGGACAGTAGGGACTACGAAAGGCTGGGCAACCTGGTGTTGAAGATTAACAAGATCTTATCCCTCTCGGGTCCATTACTCACAGGGATTGCAGCTGTCGGCTCCGCATGTGTTGGTAATGGATCATGGGCAGCAATCGTAGCCATGGCTGCGGGGGCGTTAGCTACGACTGCTAATGCCTTGCAGCACGGTGGGCAAGTTGGAATGGTGTTCGAGATGTACCGAAACAACGGTGGGTTTTTTCGGCTATTGCAAGAAACAATCGAAGCCACGCTCGAGAAAGGAGActtggagaaaagagagaacggGGAGTTATTTGAAATGAAGGTGGCGTTGCAACTGGGGAGGAGTTTGTCCCAGCTCAGAGAACTTGCCAGAAAGTCATCTTCTCATCGTCTAGACGGAACTGCCATAGATGAATTCGCTAGCAAGCTTTTTTAG
- the LOC122277691 gene encoding probable F-box protein At4g22030: protein MASLQASALLLPSSSSSCCCSRKINAVIHVPKLPKAPFSVPKIPTSRKLIDELNNIRVDGFTNTIPVLQNINFTTTSSADDIKAQDSTAFATTQLYALLEAVADRVEMHANIGKQRYNWNTLLLNSINMMTLTAVTMAGVAAIGGAGMPLLALKLSSTLLYSAATGMLLVMNKIQPSQLAEEQRNATRLFKQLRSQIETMLALGATTEEDVKDVMERVLALDRAYPLPLLGAMLDKFPSKFEPATWWPSHQLLRKKTKSYERKQREENGWSEELEVEMREIVEVVKRKDSKDYERLGNLVLKINKILSISGPLLTGIAAVGSACVGNGSWAAIIAVAAGALATSANAFQHGGQVGMVFEMYRNSGGFFRLLQETIEATLEEGDFEKRENGELFEMKVALQLGRSLSQLKELARKTAIDEFASKLF, encoded by the coding sequence ATGGCTTCCTTACAAGCTTCAGCTCTCCTattaccttcttcttcttcttcatgctGTTGTTCCAGGAAAATTAATGCTGTTATTCATGTCCCAAAGCTTCCAAAAGCCCCTTTCTCTGTTCCCAAAATTCCAACGAGTAGAAAGTTGATTGACGAATTGAACAATATAAGAGTCGACGGGTTCACAAACACAATCCCAGTTCTACAAAACATCAATTTTACTACCACATCATCCGCCGATGATATTAAAGCACAAGACTCAACTGCCTTTGCCACCACCCAGCTCTATGCCCTCTTAGAGGCCGTGGCTGACAGAGTCGAGATGCACGCTAACATTGGAAAGCAACGTTACAACTGGAATACCCTTCTTCTGAACTCTATCAACATGATGACTCTCACTGCCGTAACCATGGCTGGTGTTGCGGCGATTGGTGGCGCCGGAATGCCCCTTCTGGCTCTCAAGTTGTCGTCCACTCTCTTGTATTCTGCAGCCACAGGGATGCTGCTTGTGATGAACAAAATTCAGCCTTCACAACTTGCAGAAGAACAACGCAATGCTACCAGATTGTTCAAGCAACTCCGGAGCCAAATAGAAACTATGCTCGCTCTCGGGGCAACAACGGAAGAAGATGTGAAGGACGTGATGGAAAGGGTTTTGGCCCTTGACCGAGCCTACCCCCTTCCCTTGCTAGGAGCAATGCTTGACAAATTCCCCTCAAAATTTGAGCCTGCTACTTGGTGGCCTTCACACCAATTACTCCGAAAGAAAACTAAATCATATGAAAGAAAACAACGAGAGGAGAATGGGTGGAGTGAGGAACTTGAAGTAGAAATGCGCGAGATCgttgaagtggtgaagagaaaAGACAGTAAGGACTACGAAAGGCTAGGCAACTTGGTGCTGAAGATTAACAAGATCTTATCCATCTCGGGTCCATTACTCACAGGGATTGCAGCTGTCGGCTCTGCATGTGTTGGTAATGGGTCATGGGCAGCAATCATAGCCGTGGCTGCGGGGGCGTTAGCTACCAGTGCGAATGCCTTCCAGCATGGTGGGCAAGTTGGAATGGTGTTCGAGATGTACCGAAACAGCGGTGGATTTTTCCGGCTATTGCAGGAAACAATCGAAGCCACTCTCGAAGAAGGAGACTTCGAGAAAAGAGAGAACGGGGAGTTGTTTGAAATGAAGGTGGCATTGCAACTGGGGAGAAGCTTGTCACAACTCAAAGAACTTGCCAGAAAGACTGCCATCGATGAATTCGCTAGCAAGCTTTTTTAG